A genomic window from Pyxicephalus adspersus chromosome 2, UCB_Pads_2.0, whole genome shotgun sequence includes:
- the PWWP2A gene encoding PWWP domain-containing protein 2A (The sequence of the model RefSeq protein was modified relative to this genomic sequence to represent the inferred CDS: added 42 bases not found in genome assembly), whose product MRTNNTLSIFLSLFTSASSPNPGPEELTSASSPNPGPEELTSASSPNPGPEGLRSASSPVPEEAKSTSSPTPILEEPRSASSLTPGPEEPRSASSPTPILEDLRSTLSPTPGLEEAGSTSPPTRGLEEPQSTSSPTPGPEEATSTSSPTPIPEDLRSTLSPTPAPEEARSTSPPTPVLEEPGSTSSPTPDLEKTSSTSLPTPSLEELKSTLLPTAHVVELRCSSPQPQLLTNQCTSDPVLESANVKQGADPTEFQQAFMSEKLLQPLGPPEVQCLEDSVPGELPSDSAADAMSESQGGCSAEAMDTQGPISKLLHVESEPMELVLEHEPGPKVVCGVQEPAMEMMHEPDPGLVLILEDPNHEVQELSELPRHGPESAISAVGSELDVVIHPQEKSTIGHVVPGSVTHLADSIPEIRDRESVAKAVETVFNSVHEPSREGLDLLDAKMECVPEPLHKKIHHELNTVSVEEKVLALGVAEINQGMRPVNEQCTELGVEVKFFLQPVLKTFEEGTNNENLSSGFHLVSHKTELKSEETSLQVVSKVNSVLEPGKIEIPSKVALMEAATTAESGLPMELKSLDNKLDSNCIHSDMESSMKHNSESSEKTSIASDIECDPIIGNANKEQKSVDLTDPNAVSDPEIKRQQVSLIASHTDCSKLCLEEPKPSSIELGMDNHNQCKGPVAVPEQIAALGGIADLSPGSEVQVTLDHIIQDALVVSFRHGDRIFSGVLMDLSKRFGPHGIPVTVHPKREYKNKPEEPIQVQSTSFQEDAKEETNNENGTAQTDASPVQSSEPCGVHNLWTSKPPPLFHEGAPYPPPLFIRDTYNQSIPQPPPRKIKRLKKKIYREEPTSIMNAIKLRPRQVLCDKCKNVVADKKEVRKTGTDSLKLEEGKRRRHESVTTVNKKLKTDHKVNGKSQNESQKRNSVSKVTNLSHGRGKVVKVASQTNTSKTQLHTKKVLQSKNMDHAKAREVLKMAKEKAQKKQKDASSSKNSHNKVHFTRRLQNTSSGTLPPRLRIKPQRYRNEENDSSLKIGLDSLRSSKMGIKPQTRHNATRSAGEATSNGPQEASSDIQNTESVYVPPGEQDEQQALSKRGSKSNITVYMTLNQKKADSSSASVCSSDSTDDLKSTHSECSSTENFDFPPGSMHAPSSSSSSSSKEEKKLSNSLKIKVFSKNVSKCVTPDGRTICVGDIVWAKIYGFPWWPARILTITVSRKDNGLLVRQEARISWFGSPTTSFLALSQLSPFLENFQSRFNKKRKGLYRKAITEAAKAAKQLTPEVRALLTQFET is encoded by the exons ACATCTGCTTCATCCCCTAACCCGGGTCCCGAGGAGCTAACATCTGCTTCATCCCCTAACCCGGGTCCTGAGGAGCTAACATCTGCTTCATCCCCTAACCCTGGTCCTGAGGGGCTAAGATCTGCCTCATCTCCTGTTCCAGAGGAAGCAAAATCTACATCATCGCCTACTCCTATTCTGGAGGAGCCAAGATCTGCTTCATCCCTTACCCCTGGTCCTGAGGAGCCAAGATCTGCATCATCCCCTACTCCTATTCTGGAGGATCTAAGATCTACATTGTCTccaacccctggtctagaggAAGCAGGATCTACATCACCTCCTACCCGTGGCCTTGAGGAACCACAATCTACATCCTCCCCTACCCCTGGTCCAGAGGAAGCGACATCTACATCCTCCCCTACTCCTATTCCAGAGGATCTAAGATCTACATTGTCTCCTACCCCTGCTCCTGAGGAAGCAAGATCTACATCACCTCCTACCCCTGTTCTGGAGGAGCCGGGATCTACATCATCCCCTACCCCCGATCTAGAAAAAACAAGCTCTACATCACTTCCTACCCCTAGTTTAGAGGAGCTGAAATCTACATTGTTGCCTACTGCCCACGTAGTGGAACTGAGATGTTCATCGCCACAGCCTCAGCTTCTGACCAATCAGTGCACATCTGATCCAGTGTTGGAGAGTGCCAATGTAAAGCAGGGAGCAGACCCTACAGAATTCCAGCAAGCATTCATGTCAGAAAAATTGCTGCAACCATTAGGACCTCCAGAGGTACAGTGCTTAGAGGATTCTGTCCCTGGGGAATTGCCCTCAGATTCTGCTGCTGATGCTATGTCAGAATCACAGGGGGGTTGCTCAGCAGAAGCAATGGACACACAAGGACCAATTTCTAAGTTACTGCATGTAGAGTCTGAACCAATGGAGTTAGTTCTGGAACATGAGCCAGGTCCAAAGGTTGTGTGTGGGGTACAAGAGCCTGCCATGGAAATGATGCACGAACCTGACCCTGGGCTTGTGCTAATTCTAGAGGACCCAAATCATGAGGTACAAGAACTCTCTGAATTGCCACGTCATGGCCCAGAGTCTGCCATCAGTGCAGTGGGCTCTGAGCTTGACGTGGTTATTCATCCCCAGGAAAAATCCACCATAGGACATGTCGTCCCTGGATCAGTAACACATTTGGCAGACTCCATCCCCGAGATTAGAGATAGAGAATCCGTTGCCAAGGCAGTAGAGACAGTATTTAATTCAGTCCATGAACCTAGCAGAGAAGGCCTTGATCTTTTAGATGCTAAGATGGAGTGTGTGCCTGAACCATTACATAAGAAAATCCATCATGAACTCAATACGGTCTCTGTAGAGGAAAAAGTGCTTGCGTTAGGTGTTGCTGAAATTAACCAAGGAATGCGTCCTGTAAATGAGCAGTGTACTGAACTTGGAGTGGAAGTAAAGTTTTTCTTACAACCAGTCCTAAAGACATTCGAGGAAGGGACAAATAATGAGAACTTAAGTAGTGGTTTTCATTTAGTTTCCCATAAAACAGAGTTGAAATCAGAAGAGACCTCCCTGCAGGTGGTTTCCAAAGTAAATTCTGTTTTGGAACCTGGGAAGATTGAAATACCCAGTAAAGTGGCTCTAATGGAAGCAGCAACTACAGCAGAGAGTGGTTTGCCCATGGAACTAAAATCTTTGGACAATAAGCTGGACTCCAACTGCATTCATTCTGATATGGAGTCTAGCATGAAGCATAATTCTGAAAGCTCAGAAAAAACGTCCATTGCTAGTGATATTGAATGTGACCCAATTATTGGGAATGCTAACAAAGAACAGAAATCTGTAGATCTAACAGATCCTAATGCTGTTTCTGACCCTGAAATAAAACGGCAGCAGGTATCTCTGATTGCTTCTCATACTGACTGTAGTAAACTTTGTCTGGAAGAGCCCAAGCCTTCCTCCATTGAGCTTGGCATGGACAATCATAATCAATGCAAAGGTCCAGTTGCTGTCCCAGAGCAAATTGCTGCTCTTGGTGGAATTGCTGATCTCTCGCCTGGTTCTGAAGTTCAGGTTACTCTTGATCACATAATTCAGGATGCGTTGGTGGTTTCCTTCCGCCATGGAGACAGAATCTTCTCAGGGGTTCTAATGGATCTGTCTAAAAG GTTTGGACCACATGGAATCCCTGTAACCGTTCATCCCAAAcgagaatacaaaaacaaaccagAGGAACCTATCCAGGTACAAAGCACATCATTCCAGGAAGACGCGAAAGAGGAAACCAATAATGAGAATGGAACCGCTCAGACAGATGCTTCTCCCGTCCAATCCAGTGAGCCCTGTGGAGTTCATAACCTGTGGACTTCAAAGCCTCCTCCACTTTTTCATGAAGGAGCTCCTTACCCCCCTCCTTTGTTTATCAGGGACACATATAACCAGTCAATACCTCAACCTCCTCCACGTAAAATTAAGAGACTCAAAAAGAAAATCTACAGGGAAGAACCCACTTCAATAATGAACGCTATCAAACTAAGACCCAGGCAGGTATTatgtgacaaatgtaaaaatgttgtggCAGATAAAAAGGAGGTTAGGAAGACTGGTACGGACTCTTTAAAACTAGAAGAAGGAAAACGAAGGAGGCATGAAAGTGTAACTACTGtgaataaaaaacttaaaactgaTCACAAAGTGAATGGAAAAAGTCAGAATGAAAGTCAGAAGCGGAATTCTGTGTCCAAGGTTACAAATCTTAGTCATGGTCGAGGAAAAGTAGTCAAAGTGGCTTCTCAAACCAATACTTCAAAAACCCAGCTTCACACAAAAAAGGTACTGCAAAGCAAAAATATGGATCACGCAAAGGCTCGTGAAGTATTAAAAATGGCCAAAGAAAAGGCACAGAAAAAGCAAAAGGATGCATCTTCCTCTAAAAATTCCCACAATAAAGTCCACTTTACACGGCGCCTTCAGAACACAAGCTCAGGGACTCTTCCACCAAGACTACGTATAAAACCTCAAAGGTACCGCAATGAGGAGAACGACTCTTCGCTCAAGATCGGACTTGACAGTTTGCGAAGCAGCAAGATGGGTATCAAGCCCCAGACTCGCCACAATGCCACTCGTTCAGCAGGTGAGGCTACTTCAAATGGCCCTCAAGAGGCCAGCAGTGATATTCAGAACACAGAAAGTGTCTATGTACCACCTGGCGAACAGGATGAGCAGCAAGCACTGAGCAAGCGAGGCAGCAAAAGCAATATCACAGTTTACATGACCCTAAATCAAAAGAAAGCAGACTCTTCCAGTGCTTCAGTGTGTAGTAGTGATAGTACAGATGATTTGAAATCTACCCACTCTGAGTGTAGTTCTACTGAAAACTTTGATTTCCCCCCAGGCAGCATGCATGCACCTtcttcatcatcttcctcctcttcaaaagaagagaaaaagttgAGCAATTCCTTGAAAATTAAGGTGTTTTCCAAAAATGTCTCTAAATGCGTGACCCCTGATGGCAGGACCATATGTGTTGGGGATATCGTATGGGCCAAGATATATGGCTTCCCATGGTGGCCCGCCCGCATACTTACTATAACTGTCAGTCGGAAAGATAATGGCCTGCTTGTGCGGCAGGAAGCCCGCATATCATGGTTTGGGTCCCCAACCACCTCCTTTCTTGCTTTGTCACAGCTGTCCCCCTTTTTAGAAAACTTCCAGTCCCGATTTAACAAGAAGAGAAAAGGTCTTTACCGCAAGGCCATCACCGAGGCAGCCAAGGCTGCCAAGCAGCTCACTCCAGAAGTGCGGGCCCTTCTGACACAATTTGAAACGTGA